Genomic window (Xylanimonas protaetiae):
CCGTCGCGCAGGTGGCCCTGGCGGGTCACGCCGGCGACGGAGACCTCGACGTCGATGCCGTCGAGCTCGGAGCCCGACGCCCGACCCGAGACGACGAACCCGTCGTAGGCGGTGAGCAGGCGCGGGCAGGTGACGAGCTCGAGGCGCGGGGCGACGTACGGGCGGGCGGCGGCCGGGGCGGGGTCGGCGAGGTCGACGGCGGCGGCGGTCAGCGGGTGGGCGAGAAGTGTCATGCCGACGACGCTATGCGCTTTCACACCTCACACTTCAGCCGATGGAGCAATCTGCGCGGGAGCCGGCAGCGGCGCGATGTCCGCGGCTGCACGGCTGAGTGGCGCCGCTCGCACCGCCTAGGTACCGCCGCGCCCGCCCTGCGGGCGCGCCCGCCGACGGTCGCCGCGCTGCCGCAGGGCGTCAGGCGCCAAAGGGGAGGTCGTCGTAGGCCTCCTTGACGATCCGGTCGAGCGCGGCGTCGTCCTCGGCCGCGACGGCCGCGCGCAGCTCCGCGGACAGCCGGACCGCGTCGGGCCGCGACCTCGCGTCCCACTCGTCCCTGACGTACCACGTGAGCCGGGATGCCATGCGCTCGCTGAGCTCGCCGAGCACCTGCGCGCCGGAGAACCCGAAGAGCGCGAGGTTGAGACCGGCGTTGACCTCGGAGACCGGAACCTCGGGCTCCGACCCGTACCGGTCCTGGTGGGGCCGGAGCGTCGCGAGGAGCTCCGCCCGGTCGAGCCGCATCGCCCGGCGCAGCGCGACGCGGATCAGCACCCCGTACGCGATGAAGGTGCCCCGGATCGTCACGGGGTCGAGCCGCGCCACGCGCGCCGACCGGTTGAGCTGCTGCTCGACCAGGCCGCGGTTCGCGAGCGCGTCGAGCGCCTGGCGGACCGGCGTGTGCGAGACGCCGAGCCATCCCATGAGCTCCGTCTCGGGCAGCGGCTCGTCCGGGACCAGGGTGCCGTCGAGGATCGCCGCCTCGATCGTGTCGGCGACGAGGTCTCGCGACAGCGCGACCCCCGGCCTGGCCGACCCGTCCGCGAGGGCGCCGTGGCGGTACTCCCCGAAGAGGCTCGTGCCCTCCCACAGCCGGTCCGCGGCCGAGGCCAGGTCGCCCTGGAGGACGTCGGCGACGACGACGCGCTGGATCCGCAGCGCCTCCGCGAGGTCCAGGGCGCCGCTCGCGACGAGATGGTGACGCACGCGCCTGACGTACGGCAGCACCCAGTCGCGCACGCGGTCCAGCTCCGGGTTCCCGGCGAGCTCGAAGAACACGCCGTAGAGCCCGTCGTCCTCCTGGGACGTGAGGAGCGCCTCGCGCATCGTGTCCGCGCCGCGCAGCCAGCGGCCCCGGTAGGACGTCAGCCTGTCGAGGTGGGCGCGCGTGAGCAGGCCCGCCGACTCCCGCACGGCGCGCATCGTCACCCCGGCGAGCACCTCGACGGCCTGGAGCCCGCGGTTCAGGTCGAGCTCGGTGACGAACGTCCCCTTGCGCGGCACGATCCGCACGAGCCACTCGGCCTCCAGCTCGGCGAGGGCGGCGCGCACCGCGGACCGCGTCGTGCCGAACCGGGCCTCCAGCGCCTCGTCGTGGAGGCGCTGGCCCGGCGCGAGGTCGCCGCGCACGATCGCGTCGAGCAGCAGGTCGTACGCCGTCCTGCGCAGGCCGCTCGCCCGCAGATCGACCGGCACCTTCGGAATCGGCATGCCCCAGTGTGGGCCCGGGTCCGCTCACGCTGCCACTCCCACGTCTCAGCGCGCACGGCGTCGCCTTCACGCTTCCAGGGTCCCGCCCGACACAATGAGCCCATGACCGACCCCGACGCCCCGGCCGCCGCCGCCGCGCCCGACCTCTCGCTCCTGCTCGACCGGCTGCACGCCGCGGGGCTGCGCGACGTCGTCGCCGTCGACCCGGCGCCGGGCGGGCAGGCCGCCACCGCGGGCCTGGCACGGCGGTCCAACGGTGGGTCGCTCTTCGTCAAGACGTTCGCCGAGCCGCCGTCCGACGACGCGTTCGCCGCCGAGGCGGAGGGGCTCGCCGCGCTGCGCGACGCCGGCGCAGCCACGCCGGAGGTCGTCGTCACGCACCCCGACCTGCTCGTGCTCACGACGCTGGCGCCGCGCCCCGCGACGGAGGCGTTCTGGGAGCGGCTCGCGCACACGCTCGCGCACCTGCACACCAGCACCCGCCACGCGCGCTTCGGCTGGCACCAGGACAACTGGCTGGGCCGGCGACGCCAGGTCAACACGTGGACCGACGACGGGTTCGAGTTCTTCGCCCAGCACCGGCTGCTGCGCTGGCTCGACGAGCCGAAGGTCCGTGCGGCGCTCGACGCCGCCGACCGCGCGGCCCTCGAGCACCTGTGCGAGCGCCTGCCCGAGCTGCTGCCCGAGCGCCCCGCGTGCCTGGTGCACGGCGACCTCTGGGCGGGCAACGTCCTGGCCACGCCCGACGGCGGACCGGCGCTCATCGACCCCGCCGTCTCGTACACGTGGGCGGAGATCGACCTCGCCCACCTCTGGACCACGGCACCGCCGCCCGAGGCGCACGCCTTCTTCGACCTGTACGCCGACCTGACGGGCCTCGACGCCGGGTGGCGCGACCGGATGCCGATCGTCCAGCTGCGCCAGCACCTGGCGGTCATCGCCCAGTTCGAGCCCGACTGGGGCGCGGCCGAGACCACCCGCACGACGCTCGCGCCGTTCCGCCGGCGCAGGTAGCCCCGAACCGGGTTTCACCCGCACTCCCCGCGCCGCGCCCCTCCCTCCAGGTGTCGCCGTGAACCACCGACGTCGCCGACGCCGTCACGTCACGCCACGTCAAGGGGAGGCTGCCATGGACCTCGAGACGGCCCGACAGCAGAACGTGCTCGAGCTGCGCATCCACGGGATCTCCAACACGCCGCCGTGGGGCATCCTGGACGTCGGCAAGGACGAGGTCGTCACGAGCGAGGGCGACAGCTTCGGCACGTTCTGGGAGCTGACGCCGGCCGCCGACGCCCGCGACCGCCGGCTCCGGCCCGGCCAGCTGCACCACATCCCTCCGGACGTGCGACGGGAGGCCTACAGCTGGGGGGCCATGGCCCGCGCGGTCCTGCCGACGGGCGCCGGCACCGCGGCGCGCGTGTGGGCCGCGGTCATCCGTGCCATGCGGGCGGGCGTCGTCCCCTTCGGCCTCACCAACGCCGGCTACTGGGCCCGCCGCGTGCCGCGGACGCCCGCGGACCGCGTGGACCACGGCAGCGCCCCGGAGCCGACGGCAGCCATGGTGCGGCTCTTCGGTCTGGCGATGACGTTCCTCATGGTCTCGGCCGCGACGACGGTCGCCGTCCTCCTGGTGGGCGCGCAGTGCTACGCCGACGTCGCCGGCCGGCCGTCCACCTGCCGCGAGGTGCCGGGCCTCGGTTTCCTGGGGTCGCTGGAGCGCGGCCCGCGCGCGGCCGTGCTGTCCCTCGTGCCCGTCCTCGTGATCGTCGCTCTGGTGACCGCGGGACGCTCCACCCAGGCGAAGTTCGACGAGCGGGTGTCCGCGGCCAGGGCCGGGGAGGGGCTGCCGCGCACCGCCGGCCCGCTGCTGTACCGGCCCGGCTTCTGGGCGCGCCGCCCGTCCGGTCCCACCATGCTCGTCACGCAGCTCGGCGCGTCGATGGCCCTCGTCGCGGTGCTGCTCTCCTGGACGTCCACGCGCCTCGCCGTGCAGACCGGCGTCATGATCGCCGCCGCGGCCGTCATCGGCGTCGCGGCCCTGCTCGTCTGCCTGCGCACCGACGACTACGGCGTCGAGGTCACCCCGGCGGCGTGGCGCGGCGCGGCCTCGTTCGTCGTCCTGGGGGCCGGGTTCGCGACCTGGGTGCTCGCCGCCGTCGTCTCCGCCGCTCCCCAGTGGTTCACCGACGCCCAGGTCGCCGCCCCCACGTACGTCGGCATCCGCATGGCGCCCTCGGTCGTCGGCGTGTTCCTCATCGCCGTCGCGGCGACCGGCCTGGTCTGGCGGCACTCCGGCACGGCCGCGCTCGTCGGGTGGACCCTGGTCCCCGTGCTCGCGACCGCCGCAACGGCGGTCCTCGCGCTGACCAGGAACAACCCGCAGGTCAGCGCCGACGTGCGGGACGCGCTCCTCTTCGGCGCGACGGGCCTGATCGCGCTGCCCGCCCTCGTGGCCCTGGGGCGCCGCGCCCGCCGCACCCACCCCCACGAGGGCTGGAACGGGTCGGGACCCGGCATCTTCCTGCTCGCCGCCACCGGGCTCGGGTCGGTCTACTCGAGCCTGACCGTGCTCGGGGCGCGGTCGCTGCTGGACGGCGACCAGGAGCTCCAGGTGCCGTCCGCGTTCGCCGAGTTCGCGATGGCGTCGGTGCTCATCCTCGCGCTCGTCGTCGTCCAGCTCGTCGTCGTGGCGCTGCCCTCCATCGGGCGCGTCGTGGGGAAGAACCCGCGGTGGATCCCGGCCTCCCCGGGCACGGTCGGTGACCGCCGCGGGCCGACGGCCTGGTCGTGGGTCGCGATGGAGCTCGCCGAGTGGGAGACGGACGTCCGCGGACGGGGCGTCAAGCTCCTGCGGCGCCGGCCGGCGGGGGAGCGCCCGTACCCCGCGGACGCTGTCAACCCGGTCGGGCAGCGCGTGCAGCGGCACCGCCAGCAGGCCGCGCTCGCCCAGCGCGGCGAGATCGCCGTCAACGTCGTGGCCGCGGCGTGCTTCCTCGCGCTGCTGGCCGCCGTCCTCATCGCCGTCCGCGAGGACGCCGTCGCCGGGATCGTGCTGTCGCCCACCGTCGAGGACTTCCTCATGGCGCGTCTCGCCGTGCCGTCCGTCGGCCTGATCACCACGGCCCTCGTCGCGAGCGCCGTCAGCGGCATCACCACGCGCGCGACCGTGGCCGTCGACGTCCTGTGGGACCTCCTGTGCTTCCTGCCGCGCAGCGCGCACCCGCTCGGCCCGGCCAGCTACGCCGAGCGGGCCGTGCCGGAGATCCGCGGCCGCGTCGACGCCTGGCTGCACGGCGCCGACCTGCCCGCGAGCACGCCCGCCGAGCGGGCCGAGCGCAGCGCGATCGCCGCCCGGCGTCGCGTGGTGCTCTCGGCCCACTCGATGGGGTCCACGATCGCCGTGGCCGCCGTGCTCATCCGGGCGGGCAACCCGGTGCCGTCGATCGACGTCGGCGACGACGTCCACGACCCGATGCGCGCCGACGACGTCGTCGAGCAGCACGAGGGCGCCCCGGACCGCGGGGACCGGCACGTCGGCCTGCTCAGCTTCGGGTCGCAGGTGCGCGCGTACTTCGGACGGTTCTTCCCCGAGCTGTTCGGGCCCGCGACGCTCGGCACCCGCCCGTGCACGGGCCCTGCCTGGCGCGGGGACCCCTGGGCTCGCCAGACGACGACCACCGCCGTCGACCACGAGCCTCCTCCCGCCTCGCTCGCCGACGTGCTCGCGGGCGGCCCGGGCCTGCCCGCGTGGGTCAACCTCTGGCGACGCACCGACGTGCTGGGCTTCCCGGTCGACTCCTACGCCGGGAGCCCCATCGACCGCGGGGCGGAGGAGGTCGACCGCGGCTCGTACCTGCTCGACGTCGACGGTCACAGCACCTACTGGCGCGCGCTGGCGTACGACCGGGGCTTCGCGGAGGTGCTGAGCCGGCTCGCGCCCGTCCCGCCGCTCCCCCCGGCCCCTGCCGCCCCTCCTGCGGACGACGGGAACCACGTCCGCCAGGACGGCCGGCCGGCCCGCTGGCGCGCGTTCGCGGTCGGGGGCGTGGCGGGCCTGCTCCTCGCCGGCGTCGGCGCGCGCTTGCCCCGGCGCGACGCCGTCCGGCGGTCCGCGCCGCGCCACGCGACCGCGGCGGACGCCTAGGTCCGCCCGCAGGTGCGGTGGCGGGCGGGCGGTCCGTCCGCGACGATCGGGACGTGCTCGCCCTCCTCGTCGTCGCGGCCCTGGTCGCCGCGCTGGTCCACGTCTACATCTTCGTGCTCGAGACCCTGCGCTGGGAGGCCGAGGCGACCCGGCGGGTCTTCGGCACCACGGCGCAGGAGGCAGCCACGACCCGGCCGCTCGCCGCGAACCAGGGTGTGTACAACCTCCTGCTGGCGCTCGTCGCCGCGGTCGGCGTCGTGCTGCTCCTGGCCGTGCGCGACGGCGACGCGGGTCCCGCGCTGGTCCTGGCGGCGTGCGGGTCGATGCTCGTCGCCGCGACCTACCTGGTCGCGACCGACCGCACGAAGGTGCGCGCGGCGGCCGTCCAGGGCACCGCACCGCTCGTCGCGGTGGTCGCGACGCTCGTGTGGCTGGCGGCCTGACGGGCGACCGTCAGGTCACCGCCCCGACGTGCCACGGGATGAACTCCTCCGTGCCGATCGTCAGGCCGGCGATCTGGAGCTCCTCGGACACCGGGCGGCGGCCCGAGGCGACGTCGAGGATCAGGTCGAAGATCTCCCGGCCCACCTGCTCCAGGGTGGCGGTCCCGTCGACGATGCGGCCCGCGTTCACGTCCATGTCCTCGGACATCACGCTGTACATCGCGGTGTTGGTCGCGACCTTGATCGACGGCGTCGGGCGGCACCCGAACACCGACCCGCGGCCCGTCGTGAACACGACGACGTTGGCGCCGCCCGCCACCAGGCCCGTGACGGACACCGGGTCGTACCCGGGCGTGTCCATGAACACGAACCCCTCGTGCGGGGCCATGCGCTCCGCGTACTCGTACACGGCGGCCAGGTCGGCGCGCCCGCCCTTGGCGACCGCACCGAGCGACTTCTCCAGGATGGTGGTCAGCCCGCCCGCCTTGTTGCCGGGCGAGGGGTTGTTGTCCATGCTGCCGCCGCCCGCGGCCGTGTACTGCTTCCACCATTCGATCCGGTCCAGGAGCCGCTCGGCGACGGCGGGGTCCGTGGCCCGGCGCGTCAGGAGGTGCTCGGCGCCGAACACCTCGGGCGTCTCGGCCAGCGCCGACGTCGCCCCGTAGGCGACCAGGCGGTCGGAGGCCCAGCCGAGGGCCGGGTTCGCGGTGATGCCCGAGTACCCGTCCGAGCCGCCGCAGTTGAGCGCGAGCACGAGCTCGGAGACGTCGCACTCGGTGCGCCGGCGCTCGTCGACCACGGGAAGCATGCGCTGGATCGCGGCCACCCCGGCGGCGACGGCGGCGCGCACGCCGCCCGACTCCTGGATCGTGAGCGACTCGACGAGCGTGTCGGCCGGGATGTCCGCGAGCACCGGGTCGACGGGCGGCGGCGGGGTGCCGACGCCCGGCATGCCGACGAACACGCCCTCGCGCGTCGTGAGCTGCTCGGTCAGCACCATCTCGCAGCCCAGGCCCAGCACCAGCAGCCCGGCGACGTTCGGGTGGGCGGCGTACCCGCGCAGCGTGCGCAGCAGCAGCCGGCCGCCCTCGCTCGACGGCACCAGGCCGCACCCCGACTGGTGGGTCAGCGCGACGACGCCGTCGACGTTCGGGTAGGCGGCCAGCACCTGGGGCGTGAACTGCGCCGCGATCATCTTGGCCGTCGACGCCGAGCAGTTGACCGACGTCAGGATGGCGACGTAGCTGCGCGTGCCCACGCGCCCGTCGGCACGCCGGTACCCCTGGAACGTGGGCCGGGGCCCGTCGGGCACCGGCAGCTCGGTGTGCGAGCCGCCCAGCTCGTGGTCGCGGTGCCCCTCCTCGAACCCGAGGTTGTGGCCGTGCACGTGCTCGCCCGCCCGGATGGGCACGGTCGCCCTGCCGATGACCTGGCCGTACTTGTGCACGTCCGCCCCCGCGGCGACGTCGGTGAGCGCGACCTTGTGGCCGCGCGGCACCGCGCCGCGGATCGTCACGTCCTGGCCGTCGGCGGAGAGCACCTCGCCCGCCTGGAGGTCACGCGTCGCCACCGCGACGTCGTCGCCGTGGTGGAGCGCGAGCAGGCCGCCCTGGGACAGCGTGCGCGGCACGTCGATGGTCACGGTCGATCTTCCCCTGCGTCAGACATGGAAACGTTTTCACCCTCCACGCTATCGCACCCGGAGGCCCCGCGCGGAAGCCTCTGGCCGCCGTCGTGGTTGCGCACGTCGTGCACACGTTCCCGCCCGCCGCCGACGTCGTCGTCATCGGCGCCGGTCAGGCCGGGCTCTCGGCGGGCTTCCACCTGCTGCGCCGCGGGTTCGCGCCCGCGGCCACCGCGCCTCCGGGCGCCCGCACGTTCCTCATGCTCGACGGCGAGGACGGTCCCGGCGGCGCCTGGCGGCACCGCTGGCGGTCGCTGCGCATGAGCACGGTGAACGACATCTACGACCTGCCCGGCATCGAGCAGCGGGACGTCGACCCGGAGTCGCCGAGCGTCGACGTCCTGCCCGCCTACTTCGCCGACTACGAGCGCGAGCTCGGCCTCGCCGTCGTCCGCCCGGCCCGGGTGCGGCAGGTCCGCTGGGACGACGACGGCGAGCACGTCGTCGTCGAGACCGCGGGCGGCCCGAGCGTGCGCGCCCGGGCGGTCGTCAACGCGACGGGCACCTGGTCGAAGCCGTTCTGGCCGCACTACCCCGGCCAGGAGACCTTCCGCGGCCGCCAGCTCCACACGGCGGACTACGTCCGCGCCGAGGACTTCGCCGGGCAGCGCGTCGGCGTCGTCGGGGGCGGGATCAGCGCGCTCCAGCTCATGGAGGAGATCAGCCACGTGGGCTCGACGACGTGGTTCACGCGCCGCGAGCCCGTGTTCGTCGACGGCGAGTTCGGCCCCCGGTCCGGGCACGACGCCGTCGCGCGCGTCGAGGAGCGGGTGCGCGCCGGGCTGCCGCCGCTGTCGGTCGTCGCCGCGACGGGGCTCGTCAAGACCCCGTACGTCCGCGCCCTCGAGGACCGCGGGCTCCTGGTGCGCCACCCCATGTTCGCGCGCATCGTGCCGGACGGCGTCGTCATGCCCGACGGCACGACGGTCGGCCTGGACGTCCTCTTCTGGAACACGGGCTTCCGCGCGGCGCTCGACCACCTGCGCCCCCTGCGCCTGCGCGAGCCCGGCGGCGGCATCCGCATGGACGGCACGCAGGTCGCGGGCGAGCCGCGCGTGCACCTCGTCGGGTACGGGCCGTCGTCGTCGACCGTGGGCGCGAACCGCGCCGGGCGCGACGCCGTCAACGCCCTGGTGCGCCACCTCGCGTGACGGCCCTCGGCCGGTGGCCGCACGGAGGGTCAGACGGTGGCGGGCACCGGCGTCCCGGGGAACAGCGCGCGGTACTGCGTGGCGTACTGCCGCCTGCCGACCAGCCGGTACAGGAGCCGGACCGGCCGCGGCAGCGCCGCGAAGAACGCGGCCCGGTCGGCGGGCGAGGAGCTCGCCAGCAGCATCCCGAGCTGCGGCATCATGCGCGACCGCGGGATCGCGTCCATGCCGTGCTCGGCGAGCGCCTCCCACTCGCGCTGCGTGAACACGCGCTCGACGACGGGGACCACCTCGACCACCTCCCGGCGCAGGTGGACCTTGAGCACGTCGAGCGTGCGGGCGTAGGCGTCGGCGAGCTGCTCGCCGAGCGCCGGGTCGGCCGTGGTGCGCCAGGCCGCGAGCAGCGGGCCGGCCTCGTGCAGGAGCCCCTGCACCTGGGCGTGGTGCGCGCGCATCTGGGCGACGTGGAGGGCGCACGCGGGGGCGCGCTTCTCCAGCTTGTCCCACATGAGCTCGTCCTCGCCCTCGTGGTGGACGTGGAGCGTGGCGTCGAGGTCGGCGAGCCAGGACCCCACGAACGCGCTGCGCGCCGTGTCCCCCGCGCGGACCCCGCGCACGAGCGGCGGCGCCTGCTCGTACGCCCAGAGGAACGCGTTGTGCACGATCCGCATGTCGTCGCCCTGGCACAGGCGCGGTCCGGCAGGAACAGGGGGGACGGTCTCTCCGGGCGCGGAGACGTAGAAGTCGCTCACGCGGGGAAGGGACGGGCGGGCACGGCGTCTGATACGTCGGCTGGCGCCGTCGGGCGACCTCCGGCACGGTGGCCGGGACGGTCACCCCGAGCGATCCATGCCGATCACTGCGCCCCAGCCCGCCGCCGGTGTGACTCCCCCACGCTGGAGCCCTAGTCTCGCCACGTCACCCCAGTCCTCGAAGGAGAGCCCCCCATGCGCACGACCAGCGCCGTCAGCCACAGCGCTATCCGTCCGGTGTCGATCGTCGTCGAGCCGTCGGCGTTCGAGGGCGTCACGGTCGTCGCCGCGAAGGTGGCCGCCGACCTCGAGCGCATCACCGGCACGGCCCCCGCCGTCGTCGACGCCCCGCGCGCCGCCGCGACGCCGACCGTGGTGCTCGCCGCGACGCTCGGCCGCTCCCCGCTGGTCGACGAGCTCGTCGCCGCGGGCCGCCTCGACGTCGCCGACGTCGCAGGCAGGCGCGAGGTCTACGCCGTGACGCTCGTCGAGTCGCCCTTCGCCGACGCCCCCGACGTCGAGCGCGCGCTCGTCGTCGTCGGCTCCGACAAGCGCGGGACGATCTACGGGCTCTTCTCCCTCTCCGAGCAGGCGGGCGTGTCGCCGCTGCACTACTGGGGCGACGTGGCGCCGCAGGCGCGCGAGCTCGTCGAGCTGGGCGAGACGACGGCCACGCGCGAGCCGTCCGTGAAGTTCCGCGGCCTGTTCATCAACGACGAGTGGCCGTGCTTCGGCACCTGGACGTCTCAGCACTTCGGCGGGTTCACGGCCGACATGTACGACCACGTCTTCGAGCTGATCCTGCGCCTCAAGGGCAACTACCTGTGGCCGGCGATGTGGACGTCGAGCTTCGCGCTCGACGGGCCCGGGTCGCTCAACGAGGAGCTCGCCGACATGTACGGCATCGTCGTCGGCGCCTCGCACCACG
Coding sequences:
- a CDS encoding fructosamine kinase family protein; amino-acid sequence: MTDPDAPAAAAAPDLSLLLDRLHAAGLRDVVAVDPAPGGQAATAGLARRSNGGSLFVKTFAEPPSDDAFAAEAEGLAALRDAGAATPEVVVTHPDLLVLTTLAPRPATEAFWERLAHTLAHLHTSTRHARFGWHQDNWLGRRRQVNTWTDDGFEFFAQHRLLRWLDEPKVRAALDAADRAALEHLCERLPELLPERPACLVHGDLWAGNVLATPDGGPALIDPAVSYTWAEIDLAHLWTTAPPPEAHAFFDLYADLTGLDAGWRDRMPIVQLRQHLAVIAQFEPDWGAAETTRTTLAPFRRRR
- a CDS encoding UxaA family hydrolase → MTIDVPRTLSQGGLLALHHGDDVAVATRDLQAGEVLSADGQDVTIRGAVPRGHKVALTDVAAGADVHKYGQVIGRATVPIRAGEHVHGHNLGFEEGHRDHELGGSHTELPVPDGPRPTFQGYRRADGRVGTRSYVAILTSVNCSASTAKMIAAQFTPQVLAAYPNVDGVVALTHQSGCGLVPSSEGGRLLLRTLRGYAAHPNVAGLLVLGLGCEMVLTEQLTTREGVFVGMPGVGTPPPPVDPVLADIPADTLVESLTIQESGGVRAAVAAGVAAIQRMLPVVDERRRTECDVSELVLALNCGGSDGYSGITANPALGWASDRLVAYGATSALAETPEVFGAEHLLTRRATDPAVAERLLDRIEWWKQYTAAGGGSMDNNPSPGNKAGGLTTILEKSLGAVAKGGRADLAAVYEYAERMAPHEGFVFMDTPGYDPVSVTGLVAGGANVVVFTTGRGSVFGCRPTPSIKVATNTAMYSVMSEDMDVNAGRIVDGTATLEQVGREIFDLILDVASGRRPVSEELQIAGLTIGTEEFIPWHVGAVT
- a CDS encoding hemerythrin domain-containing protein; the encoded protein is MSDFYVSAPGETVPPVPAGPRLCQGDDMRIVHNAFLWAYEQAPPLVRGVRAGDTARSAFVGSWLADLDATLHVHHEGEDELMWDKLEKRAPACALHVAQMRAHHAQVQGLLHEAGPLLAAWRTTADPALGEQLADAYARTLDVLKVHLRREVVEVVPVVERVFTQREWEALAEHGMDAIPRSRMMPQLGMLLASSSPADRAAFFAALPRPVRLLYRLVGRRQYATQYRALFPGTPVPATV
- a CDS encoding GntR family transcriptional regulator — its product is MPIPKVPVDLRASGLRRTAYDLLLDAIVRGDLAPGQRLHDEALEARFGTTRSAVRAALAELEAEWLVRIVPRKGTFVTELDLNRGLQAVEVLAGVTMRAVRESAGLLTRAHLDRLTSYRGRWLRGADTMREALLTSQEDDGLYGVFFELAGNPELDRVRDWVLPYVRRVRHHLVASGALDLAEALRIQRVVVADVLQGDLASAADRLWEGTSLFGEYRHGALADGSARPGVALSRDLVADTIEAAILDGTLVPDEPLPETELMGWLGVSHTPVRQALDALANRGLVEQQLNRSARVARLDPVTIRGTFIAYGVLIRVALRRAMRLDRAELLATLRPHQDRYGSEPEVPVSEVNAGLNLALFGFSGAQVLGELSERMASRLTWYVRDEWDARSRPDAVRLSAELRAAVAAEDDAALDRIVKEAYDDLPFGA
- a CDS encoding DUF1304 domain-containing protein, translating into MLALLVVAALVAALVHVYIFVLETLRWEAEATRRVFGTTAQEAATTRPLAANQGVYNLLLALVAAVGVVLLLAVRDGDAGPALVLAACGSMLVAATYLVATDRTKVRAAAVQGTAPLVAVVATLVWLAA
- a CDS encoding FAD-dependent oxidoreductase; translated protein: MVAHVVHTFPPAADVVVIGAGQAGLSAGFHLLRRGFAPAATAPPGARTFLMLDGEDGPGGAWRHRWRSLRMSTVNDIYDLPGIEQRDVDPESPSVDVLPAYFADYERELGLAVVRPARVRQVRWDDDGEHVVVETAGGPSVRARAVVNATGTWSKPFWPHYPGQETFRGRQLHTADYVRAEDFAGQRVGVVGGGISALQLMEEISHVGSTTWFTRREPVFVDGEFGPRSGHDAVARVEERVRAGLPPLSVVAATGLVKTPYVRALEDRGLLVRHPMFARIVPDGVVMPDGTTVGLDVLFWNTGFRAALDHLRPLRLREPGGGIRMDGTQVAGEPRVHLVGYGPSSSTVGANRAGRDAVNALVRHLA